In Candidatus Promineifilum breve, one genomic interval encodes:
- a CDS encoding SIR2 family protein, with amino-acid sequence MSRQRLKEWTEQKRKEQQEAEPADIWSELAPRIADGQIIPIVSNSIYQDLVFASLLAEPEPGATKGDATGANDLNYNAEDILADAWATDVGFPLPEQHWLPRVALFVRVARSKTTREAKATYLNFLKDTLTFLARTEGKADAATLDEIGADRERYSFTEVAAELGYPVAGKSPNPIDLLAQLNLPIYITTSHFDFLERAIRANGRENVRTQVCFWSGEPTKWADPSHKTDFDFEPTEATPLVYHVFGLETYLESMVLTEDDYLDFLSTLARDTSSENRIMPPYLQKAIAKSSLLMLGYRLRDWEFRVMFRGLIRPSTLREFNLAIQMDLHRQSARATAEQIKAYLEKYLLDNANFTVSWDSPQAFMNRLWEEWQEWRR; translated from the coding sequence ACATCTGGAGCGAACTCGCCCCGCGCATCGCCGACGGGCAGATCATCCCCATCGTCAGCAACTCGATCTATCAGGACCTCGTCTTCGCTTCGCTGCTGGCCGAGCCTGAACCGGGCGCGACCAAGGGGGATGCCACCGGCGCCAACGATCTGAATTACAACGCCGAGGATATTTTGGCCGATGCCTGGGCCACCGACGTCGGCTTTCCGCTGCCTGAGCAACATTGGCTGCCCCGGGTGGCCCTCTTCGTGCGCGTCGCCCGCAGCAAGACCACGCGTGAGGCCAAGGCCACCTATCTCAACTTCCTCAAGGATACGCTGACCTTCCTGGCCCGCACCGAGGGCAAGGCCGATGCCGCGACCCTGGACGAGATTGGCGCTGACCGCGAGCGCTACAGCTTCACCGAGGTGGCCGCCGAGTTGGGCTATCCGGTCGCCGGCAAATCGCCCAACCCCATCGACCTGCTGGCCCAGCTCAACCTGCCCATCTACATCACCACCAGCCATTTCGATTTTTTGGAGCGGGCCATCCGCGCCAACGGTCGCGAGAACGTGCGCACCCAGGTCTGCTTCTGGTCGGGCGAACCGACGAAATGGGCCGACCCATCGCACAAGACCGATTTCGATTTTGAGCCGACCGAGGCCACACCGCTGGTCTACCACGTCTTCGGTTTGGAGACTTATCTCGAATCGATGGTGCTGACCGAGGATGATTATCTCGATTTTCTCAGCACGCTGGCCCGCGATACCAGCTCGGAAAATCGCATCATGCCCCCCTATCTGCAAAAGGCCATCGCCAAGTCGTCGCTGTTGATGCTGGGCTACCGGCTGCGCGACTGGGAATTTCGCGTCATGTTTCGCGGCCTCATCCGCCCCTCCACGCTGCGTGAGTTCAATCTGGCGATCCAGATGGATTTGCACCGCCAGAGCGCCCGCGCCACGGCCGAACAGATCAAGGCTTATCTGGAAAAGTATCTCCTCGACAACGCCAACTTCACCGTTTCCTGGGATTCCCCCCAGGCCTTTATGAATCGCCTGTGGGAAGAGTGGCAAGAATGGCGACGCTAG